A segment of the Lolium perenne isolate Kyuss_39 chromosome 3, Kyuss_2.0, whole genome shotgun sequence genome:
AGAACAACATCAGCCTATGCATCCCCTGGCGGGACGCGTCCGTCCACCCGCCAATGGCGCCACATAGGTGGCCGTTGGCTTCTGTATCTCATAGACCCGATTCCACGTCTTCCTACTTTGGTTTGTATCTgcgccatggttgctggtttctgCCCTATGTTGCACCTGAATTTCATCACCGTTAGGTTCAGACAGGAAGGCAAACACAATTTGAGAACCTTGGCTCCGCTCTCTCCCCCGCTACAGTAGGAGAGGCGATTTTTTTCCCCTTCTCGTTCGCTCCAGCTCGCTGGCGGCGATTCGCCGGTTCCCTCCCCCTCCGTCGGCCGCTTCGGCTGCGGGAGGGCGGGGGAACCACGGATCTCGTCTGTACATAGCTAGGTGTGAGTGGGTGGCCTGTCGGCGGCGCTGGGGAGAGGATGGCGCGGTCGATCTGGTGGTTTGTGGTGGCGGAGATCTTCTCCGGTGGTGCTGTTCTGCGGATCCCCACCACGTCTCTGCCTCCTTTCCGGTGCTCGCATCTTGGTGGAGGTGCCGTGCGCCTAGCTCCCGTGCCGGAGATCGTCTGCGGCGGCTCTGGAGTTTGAAGGTATGGAAGCTACAGGTGATGCGATCCAGATTGAAGACGATGGTGGCGATGCAAGGTGGAGGCCCTTCAGGTTCGAGGTTCGTTGACTTCCCGCACGCCATGGGACTCCGTCCGATTCAAGGTTGCagaggaggagcggcggcggcacGCCAGCGGCACGGCTTCTTCGTCGGCGTCGTCTTCGTTATCCTTCAGGACTTGTTTGTAATTTTGCTTTATCTGGTGGACTATTCTGTAAGGGTTCTGGATTAATATCACTTGTTCTTCCTCGCAAAAAAAAAGGAAGGCAAACACAATTCAATTGGGTCTTTATCTTGTTCCCATTGTTTCTCGCAAAGTGTTTGTCTCTATGATAACTACTATTCTATGTACTAGTATTCCCCAACTCCCTCACAAGTATTTTAAACTACACAAGCCCCCACAGATGAAAGTACGAGGATACAGGTAACCCGGATGGTGTGACGAACGAACGCAAAAATAAAACCTCAGACGCAAGAGTGCCGCGAAAACTCCTAGAGTTCAGTAAAATCTGAAGAAGGCGCATGCGGATCCTGCAACAAGTACCTCATCCTGCATTGAATTGTCCAGTAGCATCCCAAGGCCTGGTTTCGAAAGATTTCCCGATCATACTCCTCTTCTTGTTCACCGTCCCATCATCACGTGCGTACTCAGGGAAATAGTCCAGGAAAGATTTACTTCCAAGAGAATTCACTCCTTCGAAGAGGAACCCAGACACCAAATCCTGAATATTGAAGCAGTAAGCAACTCTGCAAATAACATAAAGTATACATTGATCGGCAGAAGAGAAACCAGAAGGAGCAGATCGTGGCGGTGGCGGCTACGACGGTGTAGGAGGAGGGCGGTGGCGGCTAcggcagtggtggtggtggcggcggtggcggctacggtggtggcggtggcggcgcgatAGCGGCTACAGTGGCGGTGGcggctacggtggtggtggcggtggcgatggtggcggtggcggctacggtggtggtggtggcggtggcggcgcggtggcggtggcggctacgatggcgatggcggtggtggcggtggaacctacagtggtggtggtggcggctacGGTGGCGGCTACGGTAGCGGTGGCGGCGTGGTGGCaactacggtggtggtggcggtggcggccgaCCATCTCGTCCCTATATGACGCGCGTTGCTGCTCCCGACCCCATCGGTTTTCAAATATAATGTTATTTCCTATAATAGTTATATACAATATTTCCTATAATATTTACATACTACAAATATAATATTTACATACTAAAAAATAGAGAGAAATATAAGTTaaaaagtatatatatatatatatatataagtaacaAAACAAAGATATAATAGTTCTAACTAATATTTCTAACTAAATATTTCTAACTAATATTTCTAACTAATAGTTCTAACTAATAGTTCTAAATATTTCTAACTAATAGTTCTAACTAAATTTTCTAACAAAATATTTGGAACTAAATTTTGTAATTAAAATTTCTAACAAAATATTTCTAACACTAACAAAATATTTAGAACTAAAATTTGTAACTAAAATTCCTAACAAAAtatttctaactaaaatttctaacCTAAAAACTATTTTCTAACCCTAATTATTATAACTATATAATTATTGCTACAACATAAAAACAGAGAAAACACAGAGCACACAAGGAGGCCAGGGCGCATGGGGCTTCACCGGCCGTTCGAGGCGGCAGCTCGACGCGGTGGTTCACGCGTTCGGCGGTGGCGACTCGatgtggtggtggcggcgtccGAGGAGTTTGAGGCAGCGGCATCCGAGGAGATGGCGGCGCGCGACGGCTCGAAACGGTGGCGCGTCCGACGACGACCATGGCGCCCGAGGAGGACGCGGCGGTGGCACGCGGGACGCGGCGGATCGAGGTGGGCGCGGTGGCACGCGCAGCAGCGGAGGCGGTGGGCGCCAGCGACGAGTGCGCAATGGTGGCGGACGATTTTTGCAGCTTGCCGACGTCCCAATGCttcttctctatgtgatatgcgcggagaggaggaggaggaggaggaggcgccggTTATACTAaggggatctttagtcccggctggtggcaccaaccgggactaaagtctTTTTCTCGTGCGGCCTTTTGGTGCGCGCCCAAAtacaacctttagtcccggttggtattacaaaccgggactaaagggttactTGGATTTGTATTtcaaattattttatttttcttctttcATATCGGAAAATAACATATAgcatatcaaaatgttcagaatagAAATTTCTATCTAACAAAAATATAATTTATTCTTTATAAACATTTAATTATTTATATTTCCTAATGTAAATTGTTTGAATATGAATTAAAATAACTTATGTACAATTTTGAATGTGACAAAACTTTCATCATGAAAAGTTGTTTTAATTTAGATAATTAATATAAAACTATTTTATGTTTTCTATAATAATTATTGTAACTATTCAAACTATTAACTATTTTATCAATTTCAATTTAAAATGCATTAATTTATATCTTTTGCATAATTTCTATTGACAAAGCTTTCAACATGAAAAGTGTTTGAATTTAGATAATTAATCTAAACCCATTTTATGTTTTTTAAAATAATTATTCTTACTATTCAAATTATTAACCATTTTTTCATTTTCAACATGAAAAGTGTTTGAATTTGAGTACGAGAAGGATGGCTTTATCGTGGATGATGCCGAtaaagatgaggaggaggaagaagacgaagccaTAGCTGGTTGTGAGAAGTGAAGGGACAAAACGAGTACGAGAAAGACGGCTTCATCGTGGATGAccttgatgatgatgaggaggaggaagaagatgaagccagTTCCAACTGTTGGGtgtaaccgggactaaaggtgatttttgtgtcatctaacaaaactttcggtgggataaggacgtgtggacaacctttagtcccggctgttaggtgcaaccgggactaaaggtgtttTTTTGTGCCATCTAACAAATCTATgggcgggataaggacgtgtgggcaaCCTTTAGTCctagctggtgggtgcaaccgggactaaaggtggttttttttGTGCCATCTAACAAAGTTGTTGGCAAGATAAGGACGcgggggtggacgcactgctcggcgAGATAAGGCATGTGACGCACGACGCCTTGTCAGAGGAACAAGACGAAGGAGGAAGCGGCGTCGGGCCTATAAAAGAAGCGTCGATAATCGCAAGCAGCTCAATAAGCCAACCTAGAAGGTAGGGAGCTTCGCCCCATGgtcggaggaaagggttgggaaatctcccgtggcggagcttctcgaagatgttgttggtgcgcacgccctacgacatcttcaagGAGCTCGCCCCAAGAAAATTTCTCCTCAAACCCGTGAACGCCTCCCTCTCCTGCAAACTCCCTCTCATACAAGAAATGTCACTTTGTTCAAATCAATGTCACTTTTGTTCAAATCAATGTCCCAAGCATTCTCATGTAGTGTTAATACCTTACATAGAGTTACATTAATTACAGCGGAAGAAATAGGAAATTGAGATACTCCTTCGTGTATGTCCCTTGCTTATGATCGCGTCGGCCGTAACCATAAAGCATCtttatcatttaacttgatgcttgggtcagtgttcaccgtgaagggtggaatttcatcaaacttattataatcttctaacatgtctgtcttgtcctccactcccatgaTGTTTATTTTtcttgaaagaactatgtggcgctttggctcatcgtatgatgtattcgtttgcttattttttctttttcttggtttggtagacatgtccttcacatagaaaaccatagccacatcattggctaggacgaatggttcgtctctatactcaagattgttgagatacactgttgtcattccatacagctTGTCTacatgaaccccgcctcctgttatcTTGACCCATTTACACCTAAACAAATGGAACTTAAAAGAAAGCCCAtaatcaagttcccatatcttctctatgtaaccataacatGTGTCCTTTTGGTTATTGTTTTTTTGTTGCATCAAAGcaaacaccactgttttggttggtgctcattTTATCTTTGGCGACCGTGTAAAATTTAatgatctcgtacccttggaaagtcaatacagtcgaagatggtgtcttggccaacaagtacaactgatctccaaTAGTGGTGTCATTCATGAGATGTTTttacaaccaaccgccgaaagtctccatgtgttcACGTGTAATCCAGTCGTCCGACTGCCCTGGGTGTGGGAGCGTACAAAATTCTTGTGTACattgatatacggagccaccaaggtggaagtttgtagaactgtgtagtgtgctagaGTGAAAGATTGCCCGTTCATACTTATCAttgctttctttcctagcgtgtctTTTCCACTCAGTCTCCCCTCCTGCCGCGATTcgagaacaccaatcggcttaaggttagGAGTAAAGTCAATAAAGAACTcagtgacctcctctgttccatagcccttgaagATGATTCTTTCTGGCcttgcacggttatgaacatattttttTTAAGACTCCATGAACCTCTTAaacgggaacatattgtgtagaaacacaagaccgagaatggaaatctcatcgactaagtGAACAAGGAGATGCGGCATAATAttgaggaagaatggtgtgaacaccagctcaaaactaacaagacattggaccacatcacttCTGCAACCTCTGTAGACTTTCTAGATTGATTATCTTCTGCGAAATTGTATTGAGAAATGCACATAGatccacaatgggtactcgaacatttttcggtagaagccccctcaatgcaaacggaagcaattgcgtcattatcacgtggcagtcatgagacttcaggttctagAATCTTTCactgccatatttattattcTTTTTATATTAGACGAGAAGCCAAACGGTATCTTGATACTACTCAAGCATTTAAAAAAGATTTCTTTTTAGTATACAACGAAGTTGAGTGGCTTTGACAGTACCGTGGGGTTGCAGTCAGGAAATTAGTCCAGTGGATGGGTACTTCTATCCTGTCACAGTCTGGCCACCGATTTCCACACTTGACTGAATGGGCCTCCTTGAAGCCCTGAAGGAGGGGGGCTGACtggaagctcaagtggaatggttGGACATATCCACTCCCAAAACTCAAGTAGTTGCTACGTAACACTAATTCTTGGCATGTATGGCGCGTATGGTTCCACAGCTAGCTAGCTCTTGTTCTTGCAACATGCAACTCAAAGCCATTCTCttgctcatcctcatcatctcaaGCATCCCAACATTCTTAACCGTTGGTGCACTACAATACCAGCATCACCATGGTGGCGGCTGCATCCCGGTCGAGAGGGCTGCCTTGCTCTCCTTCAAGCAGGGTATCACAAGTGACAGCACTAAAGTCCTCGCCTCGTGGCGTGGACAGGACTGCTGCCGGTGGAGAGGTGTCAGTTGCAGCAACCGAACAGGTCATGTCACCAAGCTTAATCTTGGTAATACAATTCTGGACCCTGACACCTCTAATCCATGCCGTAATGCTAATTCTTTGTTCGGCGAGATAAGTCCCTCGCTGCTTTCCCTGGAGCATCTGGAGCACATGGACCTTAGCATGAACTGTTTGCTAGGGGCAAATAGTCATGTTCCTCATTTCTTGTTCTCAATGGAGAACTTGATATATCTTAACCTCTCTGGCTTACCATTTACCGGTAGAGTGCCTTCTCAGCTTGGGAACCTGTCTAAGTTGCAGCATCTTGACCTTGGCCAGGGTTATTCTGGATTGTACTCTGGATTGTACTCAACAGACATTACCTGGTTAACAAATATACCTTTGCTGCAGTACCTTGGCATGAGCGGAATAAATCTCTCAAGGATAGCTGATTGGCCTCATACCTTGAACATGATTCCATCTCTAAGGGTTGTCGATTTTGCTGAATGTAGGCTTGATACTGCAAGCCAGTCTCTTCCATACTTTAATCTCACAAGACTTGAGAAGCTTGATCTTTCCGACAATAATTTAGGCCACTCAATTGCATCAAGTTGGTTTTGGAATGCAACAAGCCTCAAATATCTCATTCTTGGTGGGAATTATCAAGCAAATTGGAAGTTCGGCAAACTTCCAGACGCAATAGGAAACATGAAGTCACTCAAGGTACTTGATTTGTCTGACACCAATCTGAATAAGACTGGAAACCTGAAAAACCTTTGCAGTTTGGAAATCCTTGACCTCTCTACAAATTATATGAATGGTGACATAACGGTGTTGATGGAGGACTTGCCACGATGCGCATGGAAAACATTGCAGGAGCTACATTTCCATAAAAACGAATTCACCGGGACCCTGCCAAATTTGATAGGGGAATTCAGCGCCTTGAGTATACTCGAGCTGTACATCAACAACCTTATTGGACTTATACCAGCAGGGCTTGGGAATTTGGCGAGTttaaccacccttgatctcggggaAAATCAGCTCAACGGGAGTGTACCAACTGAAATTGGTGCCCTTACTGCTCTGACTTATTTGGACATGGGCAGCAACAACTTAACCGGAAGTATACCAGCCGACCTTGGAAAATTGATAAACTTGACCACCCTTATTCTCGCGCAAAACAAACTTACTGGAAGTTTACCCGCTGAAATAGGCTCTCTTAAAAATCTGATTTCTCTTGACCTAAGCAACAACAACTTTAGTGGTGTGATCACGGAAGAACACTTTGCAAATCTAAAAAGTCTAAAGTACATAGATCTGTCTTCTAATCAATTGAAGATTGTGGTGGATTCAGATTGGCGTCCTCCCTTCAGGCTGGAGTCAGCAGTGTTTGCATCTTGCCAAATGGGTCCTCTGTTTCCAGCTTGGCTTCAGCAGCTTCGGGAAATCACAGCACTTGACATTTCGAACACCACTATAG
Coding sequences within it:
- the LOC127345745 gene encoding receptor-like protein EIX1; translation: MARMVPQLASSCSCNMQLKAILLLILIISSIPTFLTVGALQYQHHHGGGCIPVERAALLSFKQGITSDSTKVLASWRGQDCCRWRGVSCSNRTGHVTKLNLGNTILDPDTSNPCRNANSLFGEISPSLLSLEHLEHMDLSMNCLLGANSHVPHFLFSMENLIYLNLSGLPFTGRVPSQLGNLSKLQHLDLGQGYSGLYSGLYSTDITWLTNIPLLQYLGMSGINLSRIADWPHTLNMIPSLRVVDFAECRLDTASQSLPYFNLTRLEKLDLSDNNLGHSIASSWFWNATSLKYLILGGNYQANWKFGKLPDAIGNMKSLKVLDLSDTNLNKTGNLKNLCSLEILDLSTNYMNGDITVLMEDLPRCAWKTLQELHFHKNEFTGTLPNLIGEFSALSILELYINNLIGLIPAGLGNLASLTTLDLGENQLNGSVPTEIGALTALTYLDMGSNNLTGSIPADLGKLINLTTLILAQNKLTGSLPAEIGSLKNLISLDLSNNNFSGVITEEHFANLKSLKYIDLSSNQLKIVVDSDWRPPFRLESAVFASCQMGPLFPAWLQQLREITALDISNTTIEDKFPDWFWDTFSQATYLDISNNQISGSLPEHLDGMALEELHLGSNQLTGLIPSLLTNITMLDLSNNNFSGAIPSNFQASRLQILVIYSNRLGGYIPESICKLQQLLYLDLSNNFLEGEIPECFDIQMVQFLLLGNNSLSGKFPVFLRNNTDLEFLDLAWNKFSGKLPTWIGELSKLRFVLLSQNAFSDKIPVSITNLTYLQYLDVSSNDFSGAIPWNLSNLTFMTRFQEEFMDMYDGTFGGTDGINNMGAGHLGKILVVTKGQWLTYGRTLAYFMSIDLSHNSLTGEIPTDINSLVALMNLNLSWNQLTGQIPSTIGAMQSLVSLDLSENKLSGEIPSSISNLTSLAALNLSYNVLSGRIPSGRQLDTLNVGNPSLMYIGNSGLCGPPLLNNCSGNDLFIHGYLESSNKRFQPLTFYFGLILGLVVGLWMVFCALLFKKTWRIAYFQLFDKVYARVYVFVVVKWKSFTKNTAVE